TGATTAGTAAAGTATTGGTCTCTACCTGTGATTGTATTGACCTTTAGATTTGGTTTAATATGTAAATCtcattttttcacttcttttggtTTCATTGAGACTTCAAATATGATCTTTAATGATGTTTTATTTGTCTCTGTTGGATTGGGACAAATCAATGCTAAATGCTATTATGTCAACTATATTGCCTAGAAAATGTCGACAGGTTGATAAAAAGTACAAATGTACCTCAATCCAAAACTTGTTGAGATTGGAGATGAATCCTCAATATTTATTCCGTTTTATCTGGACTCTGCAAATACATAATTGTTTGTCTTTCAAAACCAACTAAGGGTTctctaaaatatttaaattttatgcaTTTTCTAATGATATATAAATCTCTAAGCAAACTAAAATGACTCTTAAGAAGCACCATACGAAATGTCAGTGTACCAACACAACAAAAGCTTCTTTTAAAGTGTGCTACTTTAAATGGATGCTTGGTGAAGTCGGaactttaattttaaattatgatcTGATGCAGTTCTTCTGCTTGACAcagttattttattatgttgcagGCCTTCATCAAAGTCCAGAAGACAAGGGCTTATTTCAAGCGTTTCCAGGTTAAATTCAAGAGAAGGAGAGGTGCAGCTTCTATTGTCTTCATCCCTTTTGTCCTGTTCTTAAATTTGCAATTCAGGACTCaccattttcgaattttttttaccGTGCAGAGGGGAAAACAGACTACAGAGCCAGGAACAGATTGATCAATCAGGACAAAAATAAGTACAACACTCCAAAATATCGTTTCGTTGTCCGATTTGTATCCTAATACTTTTGCTTTACTTTAAAACTTACTTAAATGTGATGGCTTCCTCCTGGAattttgtttattgttttgacATGTATTATCCATTTAATATTACATGGTTGGTTTATGAAATTGTTACAGTGAGTGTGCATCACATGATTGGAGTGATGGGCACAATAGCTGTGCTGGTCCTTTGCTTTGCTTCCTAAACATTTTTTCTAGACTAACAAAGACATAATTGCACAAATTGTGTCGGCTAGTATTGCTGGTGACATGATTCTTGCCTCTGCTTATGCTAATGAGCTGCCTCGTTATGGCCTTGAAGTTGGACTGACAAATTATGCTGCTGGTACTTCCACACAAGATATTATATTTTGTTTGGTTATCTCACTTGAAATTGTATAGTTCTTAATTTCTTATTGAACTGTTAACTCATTTATATTCATTTTAGCCTACTGTACTGGACTTCTTTTGGCACGACGAGTTCTCAAAAAGCTTGAAATGGACGAGGAGTATGAAGGGAACCTTGAGGTAATTGCAGATGTATTGTAGTGTTATGGGCATTTTGTCCTTCTGTAGAGGGCTTTTATTTGTTAACTGGTATTTCAATATTTTACAGGCCAATGGGGAGGATTACTCTGTTGAACCTGCTGAAAGCAGGAGGCCGTTCCGTGCTCTCTTGGATGTTGGCCTTATAAGGACTACTACAGGAAATCGTGTCTTTGGTGCTCTCAAGGTATAATCCTGCTTTTGGTATGGTGCTGTATCACTTAGTCTCTGTCTAAACTGCATTGCAAAATTTCTACTGCTTCCATTATATATCACGTGGATGCTTGACTGGGCATGGAgatttaagaaataaaatattttttacactTAAGCCAATGAGTTAAAACATACAAAAAGTATCCTTATCTGTCATGCAACATAGCTTCTCACTCCTATAAGATCATACCATTAAGGGTAATATTGAAACCTTAACATTAAAGATTTTCCAAATTGTAGAAATGTATCGATCTTTTTGGAATGAACCAAAGAGGATAGATTGCCATATCAATGAGATAGACGTAGTAATTCTATCTCAAGTTAAAATATACTTGGTGTAACAGATGCTTTGATTATTTTTTGTGAACCCTTTAATGAATAGTAGCCACTTGCTTAAATCTCGATGAATATGGTGTTATGAAACCCTGATTACAATTGTCCGAGGAAAGCAAAGAGTGGTTTACTTTCTGACTATTATAATGTGGATTTTGAAGTTAAGCGGAGTCCCTCCCTGCTGTCAAATTGGTctgtttcttttctcttttgagaTTTGAGATGTATTATTCATGCCATGTGACCGTTTGTTTTTATGATGGATTATTCATGCCATATGATCTTGCATATGTTCTGTAAATAAATGCAAGTCTTTGCTTGGTGTATTCAGGGCGCATTGGATGGTGGAATTGATATCCCTCACAGTGAGAAGAGGTTTGCTGGATTCAGCAAGGATTCTAAGCAACTTGATGCTGATGTTCACCGCAACTACATTTATGGTGGTCATGTTGCTACGTACATGAAGGTGAAACAGAATGGCTATATGGATTCCTTTTTTAGTTTATTATAACCATCGAATCCATGCAAATGCTCAATGGAGTGTTATGATGTTGATGATCTTGCTACATCTAGGTGAACACAAAGCTAAACCTCTTCCCTCTGTTTATAGACACTGATCGAAGATGAACCTGAGAAGTATCAGTCACACTTTAGTGAGTACATCAAGAAGGGTCTTGAGGCTGATGGCCTCGAGGAGATGTACAAGAAAGTTCATGCTGCCATACGCGCTGATCCTACCTTCAAGAAGTCGGACAAACAGCCTCCCAAGCAGCACAAGAGGTCTGACATCTTCTTTAGTTTGATTAACTCATTATCTGCTTTTTATGTGCTTCCTGTTTATATTAAAAATTTGATATATTCATACATATTTTGTATGGGTCAAAGTTGACAATCACTTTACTCTTATGGTTGAAGGATCTCCAATTCCTATTTCTCATTGAAATATGGAATTCATTTTATGTTTGCCTACTTTGTCTTTATTTCTAGAGTGCCATGTAAAAAATGTGGCATATGTGCTGACCATTCCAATTGTATATGCTATCTTTCCTTACTATGCTATCTTTCTGCATATTCATTTTTGGATACTTT
Above is a window of Nicotiana tabacum cultivar K326 chromosome 8, ASM71507v2, whole genome shotgun sequence DNA encoding:
- the LOC107784297 gene encoding large ribosomal subunit protein uL18 — protein: MAFIKVQKTRAYFKRFQVKFKRRREGKTDYRARNRLINQDKNKYNTPKYRFVVRFTNKDIIAQIVSASIAGDMILASAYANELPRYGLEVGLTNYAAAYCTGLLLARRVLKKLEMDEEYEGNLEANGEDYSVEPAESRRPFRALLDVGLIRTTTGNRVFGALKGALDGGIDIPHSEKRFAGFSKDSKQLDADVHRNYIYGGHVATYMKTLIEDEPEKYQSHFSEYIKKGLEADGLEEMYKKVHAAIRADPTFKKSDKQPPKQHKRYNLKKLTYEERKAKLIERLNALNSAAGNDDDDDEDDE